The following proteins come from a genomic window of Denitromonas sp.:
- the pelF gene encoding GT4 family glycosyltransferase PelF, with protein MSTTPRATEADIALLLEGTYPFVSGGVSSWTHQIIQAHPELRFALVFLGSRRTDYTEMRYTLPPNVVHLETHFLHDDTCTRAAPPRPRPGNAAAFADIDALHHAFRHGTTVAPATVHAACAHLKPGGALPEADFHHAEAAWQRITEHYRQHCADPSFVDYFWSVRIMHRPLWQLARIADQLIPARAYHSISTGYAGFLGALLTHATGRPLILTEHGIYTKERKIDLFQSEWISDNRNAFQRDPTELSYFRQLWIRFFEWMGRLSYDAAGPIISLYEANRARQIADGAPAARTQVIPNGVALDRLAPLRTQRRTDGPPVLCLIGRVVPIKDVKNFIRAMRSVRTRLPEAVGWIAGPLDEDPTYVAECRNLIDSLGLGEAVRLLGMQRIDALLPKVRLVVLSSISEALPLVVLEAFAAGVPCVSTDVGACRELIEGQDAADRALGHAGAVVGIANPQALADAALDLLASPARWQAASEAGVRRVEARYSDALMFQRYRAVYDAALSPTLAKEPQA; from the coding sequence ATGAGCACCACGCCGCGCGCCACCGAGGCCGACATCGCCCTGCTGCTCGAGGGCACCTACCCCTTCGTGTCGGGCGGGGTATCGTCCTGGACCCACCAGATCATCCAGGCCCACCCCGAGCTGCGCTTCGCGCTGGTGTTTCTCGGCAGCCGCCGCACCGACTACACCGAGATGCGCTACACGCTGCCGCCCAACGTGGTGCACCTGGAAACCCATTTCCTGCACGACGACACCTGCACACGGGCGGCCCCGCCACGCCCCCGGCCGGGCAACGCTGCCGCCTTCGCCGACATCGACGCCCTGCACCACGCCTTCCGCCACGGCACGACGGTGGCACCGGCCACCGTGCACGCGGCATGCGCACACCTCAAACCCGGCGGCGCCCTCCCCGAGGCCGACTTCCACCACGCCGAAGCCGCCTGGCAGCGCATCACCGAACACTACCGCCAGCACTGCGCCGACCCCAGCTTTGTGGACTACTTCTGGTCGGTGCGCATCATGCACCGGCCGCTGTGGCAGCTCGCACGCATCGCCGACCAGCTCATCCCGGCACGCGCCTATCACAGCATCTCGACCGGCTACGCCGGCTTCCTCGGTGCGCTGCTGACCCATGCCACCGGCCGCCCGCTGATCCTCACCGAGCACGGCATCTACACCAAGGAGCGCAAGATCGACCTGTTCCAGAGTGAATGGATCAGCGACAACCGCAACGCCTTCCAGCGCGACCCGACCGAGCTGTCCTACTTCCGCCAGCTGTGGATCCGCTTCTTCGAGTGGATGGGCCGGCTGAGCTACGACGCCGCCGGGCCGATCATCTCCCTCTACGAAGCCAACCGCGCGCGCCAGATCGCCGACGGTGCGCCGGCCGCGCGCACCCAGGTGATCCCCAATGGCGTGGCCCTCGACCGCCTCGCCCCGCTGCGCACCCAGCGCCGCACCGACGGCCCGCCGGTGCTGTGCCTGATCGGTCGTGTGGTGCCGATCAAGGACGTCAAGAACTTCATCCGCGCCATGCGCTCGGTACGCACCCGCCTGCCCGAAGCCGTGGGCTGGATCGCCGGCCCGCTGGACGAAGACCCCACCTATGTCGCCGAATGCCGCAACCTGATCGACAGCCTCGGCCTGGGCGAGGCCGTGCGCCTGCTCGGCATGCAGCGCATCGACGCGTTGCTGCCGAAGGTACGCCTGGTGGTGCTCAGCTCCATCTCCGAAGCGCTTCCGCTGGTGGTGCTCGAAGCCTTCGCCGCCGGCGTGCCCTGCGTGAGCACCGACGTCGGCGCCTGCCGCGAACTGATCGAGGGGCAGGATGCCGCCGATCGCGCCCTCGGCCACGCCGGCGCGGTGGTCGGCATTGCCAACCCGCAGGCCCTGGCCGACGCCGCGCTCGACCTGCTGGCCAGCCCGGCCCGCTGGCAGGCCGCCAGCGAAGCCGGTGTGCGGCGCGTCGAAGCGCGCTACAGTGACG